A genome region from Clostridia bacterium includes the following:
- a CDS encoding DUF433 domain-containing protein yields MPRRPKGGRYGTYVNGNIGGVQPVETDLIKSDPKFLMGKPIIAGTRIPVDLILEKLAQGETVEQIIQAHPRLTEEAIRAALAFAAEAIRADVVYPVQEEVQ; encoded by the coding sequence ATGCCTCGTAGGCCAAAGGGAGGCAGATATGGTACGTATGTTAATGGGAACATTGGGGGTGTACAGCCGGTGGAAACCGACCTGATTAAATCAGACCCGAAATTTTTGATGGGCAAGCCAATCATTGCGGGAACTAGGATCCCGGTAGACTTAATCCTGGAGAAGCTTGCTCAAGGGGAGACTGTGGAGCAGATTATTCAAGCGCACCCGCGGTTGACTGAGGAGGCAATCCGGGCCGCACTTGCTTTTGCGGCAGAAGCTATTCGGGCTGATGTGGTCTATCCTGTCCAAGAGGAAGTTCAATGA